A genomic segment from Pediococcus acidilactici encodes:
- a CDS encoding transposase, translating to MLQTHHDEIHNTFSTQHLNGPLEGLNNKIKAIKRAGFGYRSFFSLGLEYFTFSAYITKKALITP from the coding sequence ATGCTTCAAACACATCATGATGAAATCCATAACACCTTCAGTACACAACATTTAAATGGACCTTTAGAAGGATTAAATAATAAAATCAAAGCTATTAAAAGAGCTGGTTTTGGCTACCGAAGTTTTTTTAGTTTAGGATTAGAGTACTTTACGTTTTCCGCGTACATAACTAAAAAAGCCCTAATCACTCCGTGA
- a CDS encoding metallophosphoesterase, translating to MKIKFLTKKFFRTRLSEFISVQTDNFLRKLKPRPFFTEYIEQVFRKNVEPNFSQNCLTLSVLTDTHEKAVSSSSYYGLNGVRHIIEANKACDSLPVDYNIHLGDLIDGSDKPEISRGLLQFTMENYQNSQRPFYVLEGNHDENDKYDEHKFITSASFRRDDYYNLVTKHDFEQPEIKRLSLGSKVAWIDKGDIRVIFLNTSDIPYILNGGTKKYDFKKVRGIREQQIEDLISILEKTIDKHVVVFGHANLISQSGRSALNFNGDLVQKIFTSFNNKDSGQLKNELSDDFGVNVRYNFTDTGISTISNYICGHMHYEKYYKVNGINHIILNCSALMGKKHGLTTDYNKKWDRRYNEISELAGYFININPDKMLLQIFGYGAATRFVSFEI from the coding sequence GTGAAAATCAAATTTCTTACTAAAAAATTTTTTAGAACGAGACTATCTGAATTTATCTCTGTTCAAACTGATAACTTTTTGAGAAAATTAAAGCCGAGACCGTTTTTTACAGAATATATCGAGCAAGTTTTCAGAAAGAACGTTGAACCTAACTTTAGCCAAAATTGCTTGACTTTATCGGTTTTAACGGACACTCATGAAAAAGCTGTTTCCAGTTCATCGTACTATGGTCTCAACGGTGTAAGGCATATTATTGAAGCCAATAAGGCTTGCGATTCATTGCCAGTGGATTACAATATTCATTTAGGCGATTTGATCGACGGTAGTGATAAGCCAGAGATCAGTCGAGGATTGTTACAATTCACGATGGAAAATTACCAAAATAGCCAGCGTCCTTTTTATGTGCTGGAAGGTAATCACGATGAAAATGATAAGTATGATGAACACAAATTTATTACTTCAGCCTCATTTAGACGTGACGACTACTATAATTTGGTAACGAAACATGATTTCGAACAACCTGAGATCAAACGCTTGAGTCTCGGTTCCAAAGTTGCTTGGATCGATAAAGGGGATATTCGAGTAATTTTCTTGAATACGAGCGATATTCCCTATATCCTAAATGGCGGGACCAAGAAGTACGACTTCAAAAAAGTCCGTGGTATCCGCGAGCAACAGATCGAAGATTTAATATCTATTTTAGAAAAGACAATTGATAAGCATGTCGTAGTTTTTGGTCATGCTAATTTGATCAGTCAAAGTGGTCGTTCAGCTTTGAACTTCAACGGTGACTTAGTTCAGAAGATTTTTACTAGCTTTAATAATAAGGATTCTGGACAACTTAAAAATGAATTATCCGATGATTTTGGAGTTAATGTTCGCTATAACTTTACTGATACCGGTATTTCGACCATATCGAATTACATTTGTGGACACATGCATTATGAAAAGTACTACAAAGTTAATGGGATTAATCATATAATATTAAATTGTTCGGCCTTAATGGGTAAAAAACATGGCCTAACGACTGATTATAATAAAAAATGGGATCGCCGATATAATGAGATTTCCGAATTAGCTGGATATTTCATTAATATCAATCCCGACAAAATGTTGCTCCAAATATTTGGATATGGTGCAGCAACCAGATTCGTAAGTTTTGAAATTTAA
- a CDS encoding IS3 family transposase — translation MIVEGYSVSELTKAAGITRQAYYKWLKHKPSKREIEESEIFQLIKQLENEHKQSVGYDKMTRLINLSQQISYNVNKKRIIRIMKEHGIKADYRQPTRKRIQTQQAYEAENILKRQFNQTAANQVWVTDTTEITYGVRLNKVRLHVVLDLYGQYPVSWLITPTETAEGAIKAFERARVNEGALAPLIHTDRGAAYTSKAFNQYLVINNAQHSYSAPGTPADNAVIEHWWADFKAIWIAHLPKAQTLVELKQQVKEGITYFTEKFISAKRNDFTAAEYRFGKAN, via the coding sequence ATGATAGTCGAAGGCTACTCAGTTAGTGAATTAACCAAAGCAGCTGGAATAACAAGGCAGGCTTACTATAAATGGCTCAAACATAAGCCAAGTAAGCGCGAAATCGAAGAGTCAGAGATTTTTCAATTAATTAAGCAGTTAGAGAATGAGCATAAGCAAAGTGTTGGCTATGACAAGATGACTAGGTTAATCAATTTGAGCCAACAAATTTCTTACAATGTGAATAAGAAACGTATCATTCGAATAATGAAGGAACATGGAATCAAGGCTGACTATCGTCAGCCGACTCGCAAGCGTATCCAGACTCAGCAAGCTTATGAAGCTGAAAACATCCTCAAGCGACAATTCAATCAGACAGCAGCTAATCAAGTTTGGGTTACGGATACCACAGAAATAACATATGGAGTACGGCTTAATAAGGTTCGACTGCATGTGGTATTAGATCTATATGGCCAGTATCCAGTAAGTTGGTTAATTACACCTACTGAAACCGCGGAAGGGGCTATTAAAGCATTTGAAAGGGCACGAGTAAATGAAGGAGCATTAGCTCCGCTTATCCATACTGACCGTGGAGCAGCATATACCTCAAAAGCATTCAACCAGTATTTAGTGATTAACAATGCACAGCATAGCTACTCAGCTCCGGGAACACCGGCAGATAATGCGGTAATCGAGCACTGGTGGGCTGATTTCAAAGCAATTTGGATAGCTCATCTTCCTAAAGCTCAAACGTTGGTAGAACTAAAACAACAAGTCAAAGAAGGCATTACATATTTTACCGAGAAATTTATCTCAGCGAAAAGAAATGACTTTACCGCAGCAGAATATCGCTTTGGCAAGGCCAACTAA
- a CDS encoding repA, with amino-acid sequence MPDFSNKTAETLGTSGTANSAVNQEEYNNLDTNRYYKETAQLDFSTANFSNAQIEKQNQDLVQHAKEFLTEEDNNPIPFEPETIRLISLWANNNPKIIKKTIGIILNARRDVQDLHKDHHLFFILDHEPELQTKITQTLRRYFNALRSDDKQIKNYENYLYITMKNMFENYGSSKLQREYKLEHSTNQIAKNNLSMDLGTEYLN; translated from the coding sequence ATGCCTGATTTTTCTAATAAAACGGCTGAAACCCTTGGTACAAGCGGAACTGCAAATTCTGCAGTTAATCAAGAAGAATATAATAACTTAGATACTAATAGATACTATAAAGAGACTGCACAGCTAGATTTTTCCACTGCTAATTTTTCAAATGCTCAAATTGAAAAACAAAATCAAGACCTAGTACAACATGCAAAAGAATTTTTGACAGAAGAAGATAATAACCCTATTCCATTTGAACCAGAAACAATACGACTAATTAGTCTATGGGCAAATAATAATCCTAAAATCATTAAAAAAACTATTGGGATTATTCTAAATGCTAGACGAGATGTCCAAGATTTACACAAAGATCATCATCTATTTTTTATCTTAGATCATGAACCAGAATTACAAACCAAGATCACACAAACCTTGCGTCGGTATTTTAATGCTTTGCGAAGCGACGATAAACAGATTAAAAATTACGAGAACTATTTATATATCACTATGAAAAATATGTTTGAAAATTACGGTAGTTCTAAACTACAACGTGAATACAAGCTTGAACACTCAACAAACCAGATAGCGAAGAATAATTTATCAATGGACTTAGGGACGGAGTATCTGAATTAA
- a CDS encoding glycosyltransferase family 8 protein, whose product MNLKKINILLAADRNYADPLCITIKTALETLNSATRAHFIVLTNNLGDQTRALLDKLMHNFHTIEYLNLDDERFDFCPTNQHINKTAYFRIIAPKLLASRQIDRLIYLDVDVLIRKDLTELAESNLNGNTVGAVIDTGQAFALHRLGVDPVVAASNLYFNSGIMVIDVARWNAHRITEKTLAFIRNHADRIIFHDQDALNAVLAGEVQFLHPKWNLQNSIIFRKHRPINQGYAELIDEAIKEPSIVHFTTHEKPWKDLTVHPYLDEYHEELGELEMHRGVINVISAANSAFIQPLATSYISILENDPEHQYNFFLLPDHLTDRDMMLLGSIIARYDNATIKIVEVNEELLANAVESDRIVKTAYYRILAPALLPSINRAIYLDCDIIANTSLHELWQTNLEGNVIAAVEDAGFHDRLEKMGITKENEKYFNSGMMLIDLVRWRAKSITQKVLDYINQNPEKLRFHDQDALNAILYNDWLHLHPQWNAQSNIVMETIFPPRTELLEPYAETREDPKLIHFCGHVKPWHENCENPYAEVYLKYHEMVSNQGEKVRG is encoded by the coding sequence ATGAATTTGAAAAAAATTAATATCTTATTGGCAGCGGACCGTAATTATGCTGACCCACTATGCATTACCATTAAAACTGCTTTAGAAACCTTAAATTCAGCAACCCGGGCCCATTTCATTGTTTTAACTAACAACCTTGGTGACCAAACCCGGGCACTGTTAGACAAATTGATGCATAATTTTCATACCATTGAGTATTTAAATCTTGACGACGAACGTTTTGATTTTTGCCCAACGAACCAACACATCAATAAAACCGCATATTTTCGAATCATCGCCCCTAAGCTACTAGCTTCACGGCAGATTGATCGACTAATTTACTTAGACGTTGACGTTTTGATTCGAAAGGACCTAACCGAACTTGCCGAAAGTAATTTAAATGGTAATACCGTGGGTGCGGTTATTGATACGGGACAGGCTTTTGCATTGCATCGCCTAGGTGTCGATCCCGTGGTTGCCGCAAGTAATCTATATTTCAATTCCGGAATCATGGTGATCGATGTTGCCCGGTGGAACGCCCATCGAATCACAGAAAAAACTTTGGCATTTATTAGAAATCATGCCGACCGAATTATTTTCCACGACCAAGACGCGCTTAACGCCGTGTTAGCTGGGGAAGTTCAATTTCTTCATCCAAAATGGAATTTACAAAACTCGATTATTTTCAGAAAACATCGGCCAATCAACCAGGGGTACGCTGAACTAATCGACGAAGCCATTAAGGAACCTAGCATTGTTCATTTCACTACTCATGAAAAACCGTGGAAGGACCTCACCGTCCATCCTTATTTAGATGAGTATCACGAAGAACTTGGTGAATTGGAAATGCATCGTGGAGTGATTAACGTTATCTCAGCGGCAAACTCGGCCTTTATTCAACCGCTTGCCACATCTTATATTTCGATTTTAGAAAATGATCCAGAACACCAATACAATTTCTTCTTGTTACCCGATCACCTGACTGATCGCGACATGATGTTATTGGGAAGCATCATTGCCCGGTATGACAACGCGACGATTAAAATTGTAGAAGTTAACGAAGAATTACTAGCTAACGCGGTAGAAAGCGACCGAATCGTCAAAACGGCCTACTACCGCATCCTAGCTCCCGCATTGTTGCCATCCATCAACCGGGCAATCTACCTCGACTGCGACATCATTGCCAACACAAGTTTGCATGAATTATGGCAAACCAACTTAGAGGGCAACGTAATTGCTGCCGTAGAGGATGCTGGATTCCACGACCGGTTGGAAAAAATGGGAATCACTAAGGAAAATGAAAAGTACTTTAATTCGGGAATGATGTTAATTGACCTTGTCCGTTGGCGGGCGAAGTCAATCACCCAAAAAGTGTTAGATTACATCAACCAAAACCCCGAAAAATTACGTTTCCACGATCAGGACGCGTTGAACGCCATCCTTTACAACGATTGGCTACACTTGCATCCCCAATGGAACGCCCAGTCCAACATTGTAATGGAAACCATTTTTCCACCGCGGACCGAATTGTTGGAACCTTACGCAGAAACACGTGAAGATCCTAAGTTAATTCATTTCTGCGGACACGTAAAGCCTTGGCACGAGAATTGTGAAAATCCTTACGCCGAGGTGTACCTGAAGTATCACGAAATGGTTAGCAACCAAGGTGAGAAGGTTCGCGGATAA
- a CDS encoding dihydrodipicolinate synthase family protein, giving the protein MDALAAIPPIYFGLPEHAIEAYWTSMMEVTNLDFIIYNIPQTTGYALSENLFKRMMAKEQVIGVKNSSMPVMDINMWKLRAGKDNIVFNGPDEQFVGGRVMGANAGIGGTYGVYPELLMEADRCVREDDLEKALQIQLKINDLISELTSFKGNLYDVMKLILAKRGVSVGRARNPLPHVEDDEMDHVEVVRQHIDDAIAEFTK; this is encoded by the coding sequence GTGGATGCCCTTGCTGCAATCCCACCAATTTACTTTGGATTACCTGAACACGCAATTGAAGCATATTGGACAAGCATGATGGAAGTAACTAATTTAGATTTCATTATATATAATATTCCGCAAACAACCGGTTATGCACTATCAGAAAACTTATTTAAACGTATGATGGCAAAAGAACAAGTTATTGGGGTTAAGAATTCATCCATGCCAGTAATGGATATCAATATGTGGAAATTACGTGCTGGTAAAGATAATATTGTTTTCAATGGGCCAGATGAACAATTTGTAGGTGGACGCGTAATGGGGGCCAATGCAGGTATAGGTGGAACTTATGGTGTTTATCCAGAATTGTTAATGGAAGCGGATCGGTGCGTTCGTGAGGATGACCTTGAAAAAGCTCTTCAAATTCAACTTAAAATTAATGATTTAATTTCAGAATTGACATCATTTAAAGGTAATTTATATGATGTGATGAAGTTAATCTTAGCTAAACGTGGGGTAAGTGTAGGACGAGCACGTAATCCTTTACCACATGTAGAAGATGATGAAATGGATCATGTTGAGGTAGTACGGCAACATATTGATGATGCAATTGCTGAATTTACTAAATAA
- a CDS encoding PTS transporter subunit EIIC: protein MKTNISNLFNRLDPFLNKLGQNNYLQTLSNAMVALMGPLFIGSMAILLNVFPIDSVQSFVKNINLSPILNVASTFTIGAMALYIVFLMAKTLVHTFMGNDDDGTMAGVIGLMCFFFVTPTGTLKNGSIYLTTTWTGAQGVFSAIIIGLFIGRIYVLFKQNSWTIKMPAGVPPMVSQVFESLIPAIVLGTFFIIVAWLFSLTSVGSMHQFIYQAIQTPLKHIGGSLGAMILVSILQQLLCFFGLHGTNILMPIIQPIWMSMDMENLTAFQHGQPLPNIIGLVFFYTVTFSASQIGLCILMNFSKSKRYRNLGRLTIIPSLFGVNEPTIFGLPIVMNFKLAIPHLFLNSLELIFSYFLIKVGIVSRFMGTQAVFGLPLGFHAAIQGSISIILLQLFLCLIVQPIAWYPFFKSLEKEDLKMQRVNNS from the coding sequence ATGAAGACAAACATATCGAATTTATTTAATCGCTTAGATCCTTTTTTAAATAAACTTGGTCAAAACAACTATTTGCAAACACTTAGTAACGCAATGGTGGCTCTAATGGGGCCTCTTTTCATTGGATCAATGGCTATTCTTTTAAATGTTTTTCCCATTGATTCAGTTCAATCATTTGTAAAAAATATTAATCTTTCACCTATACTAAATGTTGCTAGTACATTTACCATAGGCGCTATGGCTCTTTATATAGTATTTTTAATGGCAAAGACGTTAGTACATACTTTTATGGGTAATGACGATGACGGAACTATGGCAGGTGTCATTGGATTAATGTGTTTCTTTTTTGTAACTCCTACGGGAACCTTGAAAAATGGCAGTATTTACTTAACTACTACTTGGACTGGTGCACAAGGCGTTTTTTCCGCAATAATTATTGGATTATTTATTGGTAGAATCTACGTTTTATTCAAGCAAAATAGTTGGACCATCAAAATGCCTGCAGGCGTACCGCCTATGGTTAGCCAAGTATTTGAATCGTTAATCCCTGCAATAGTACTTGGAACCTTCTTTATCATTGTCGCTTGGCTTTTTTCATTAACCTCTGTTGGCAGTATGCATCAATTTATTTACCAAGCTATCCAAACTCCATTAAAGCATATTGGTGGTAGCCTTGGTGCAATGATATTAGTCAGCATTCTACAACAATTACTTTGTTTTTTTGGATTACACGGCACAAATATACTCATGCCTATTATTCAGCCAATTTGGATGTCTATGGATATGGAAAACCTTACAGCATTCCAACATGGTCAACCTTTACCAAATATCATTGGACTAGTATTCTTCTATACAGTTACTTTTAGTGCCAGTCAAATAGGATTATGTATTTTAATGAACTTTTCAAAAAGCAAGCGTTATCGAAATCTAGGTCGCCTTACTATCATACCTTCACTTTTTGGTGTAAACGAGCCCACTATTTTCGGGCTTCCAATTGTAATGAATTTTAAATTAGCAATTCCACATCTATTCTTAAACTCATTAGAACTTATATTCTCTTATTTTCTAATTAAAGTAGGTATCGTTTCCAGATTCATGGGAACACAGGCAGTTTTTGGTTTACCCTTAGGATTTCACGCCGCAATTCAGGGAAGTATAAGTATTATCCTTCTTCAGCTCTTTCTATGCTTAATTGTACAACCTATTGCCTGGTATCCATTCTTTAAGTCACTGGAAAAGGAAGACTTAAAAATGCAAAGAGTTAATAATAGTTAA
- a CDS encoding glycoside hydrolase family 43 protein — translation MKYSNPIIRGFNPDPSICFDGTFYYLVTSSFEFYPGLPIYRSKDLVNWDHIGNVLENQQSVDIHNVKNSQGLFAPTIRYYQGTFYVVCTNITQGNFITKTNDPSQKWSEPVFIDCPNGIDPSLTFYENKCYMHLTTSSKNRDYSSIILFEINPTNGKVLSSFKTISNGCGGKDVEAPHIYFAHNYFYLVLAENGTREGHMVTIQRSKNIGGPYTSCPSNPILTNRNKRGILQNVGHADFFQDVNKNWWCVALASRQIHHLTLLGRETILLPVNWNGIWPLVNNSSYATIDVETNLISSKQLLPELLLQNQFTEKNIRTLGLSTNFSIKNKSLTLQNHNVSIQTPITEPISFVSVSQAEFNVIFTTTLDLTKLSNGDFGMIIYKDDHHFLKTYISKNEKLCSANINGLSLDIEITKPSVKITKTELIEFKLCGTQDQYILSINDITSGKKNTLTKVTIATNHFTSELANYSFTGVQLGLFSKSKIGETNFDKVELIYNKF, via the coding sequence ATGAAATATTCAAATCCCATTATCCGTGGCTTTAATCCTGATCCCAGTATTTGTTTTGATGGAACTTTTTACTACCTGGTTACATCAAGCTTTGAGTTCTATCCTGGACTCCCCATTTACCGAAGTAAAGACCTTGTTAATTGGGATCACATCGGTAATGTTTTAGAAAATCAGCAATCAGTAGATATTCACAATGTTAAAAACTCTCAAGGTTTATTTGCACCTACCATTCGTTATTATCAAGGTACTTTTTATGTAGTTTGCACCAATATTACACAAGGAAACTTCATAACTAAAACAAACGATCCTTCTCAAAAATGGTCAGAACCAGTATTTATCGATTGTCCAAATGGAATAGATCCTTCCCTTACTTTTTACGAGAATAAATGCTATATGCATTTAACTACATCTTCGAAAAACAGAGACTATTCGTCGATTATTCTATTTGAGATCAATCCTACTAATGGTAAAGTCTTATCCTCCTTTAAAACAATTAGTAATGGTTGTGGTGGTAAAGATGTTGAGGCACCACATATTTACTTTGCACATAATTATTTTTACTTAGTATTAGCAGAAAATGGCACTCGTGAAGGACATATGGTCACTATTCAACGCTCAAAAAATATTGGAGGACCTTACACAAGTTGTCCTAGTAATCCAATTCTAACAAATAGAAATAAGCGTGGAATTTTGCAAAATGTTGGTCATGCAGATTTCTTTCAAGATGTCAATAAAAATTGGTGGTGCGTAGCTTTAGCCTCACGTCAAATTCATCATCTCACTTTACTCGGACGTGAGACTATTCTATTACCTGTTAATTGGAACGGAATTTGGCCATTAGTGAATAACTCTTCCTACGCAACTATTGATGTAGAAACAAATTTAATTAGCTCTAAGCAACTATTACCAGAGTTATTATTACAAAATCAATTTACTGAAAAAAATATTCGGACGTTAGGTCTTTCCACAAATTTTTCTATCAAAAATAAGTCTCTGACACTGCAAAATCATAATGTTTCCATACAAACTCCTATTACAGAACCAATATCTTTTGTCTCTGTATCTCAAGCAGAATTTAACGTTATATTTACAACCACTTTAGACTTAACAAAACTAAGCAATGGCGATTTTGGTATGATTATCTACAAAGACGACCATCATTTTTTAAAAACATATATCTCAAAAAATGAAAAACTATGCTCAGCAAATATTAATGGTCTGTCTTTAGATATAGAGATTACTAAACCTAGTGTTAAAATTACTAAGACGGAATTAATTGAGTTCAAATTATGTGGAACTCAAGATCAGTATATTCTTTCAATTAACGATATTACTTCCGGCAAAAAGAACACTCTCACAAAAGTAACCATTGCTACTAATCACTTTACAAGTGAATTAGCAAATTACAGCTTTACCGGTGTGCAATTAGGACTTTTTTCAAAATCAAAAATTGGTGAGACAAACTTTGATAAAGTTGAACTCATTTACAACAAATTTTAA
- a CDS encoding transposase, with protein MTTVRFAKSLGNDTVLKLKRRYFRCKECQTNFLVQTNLVSKHCTISNPPRKAYLEKLAEPVSLKHIANELSTSDCFIGRQLLQAERDFKPNFHWLPEVILMDEIKSTKTATDAMSFEFMDAKTHKLIDILPFRTIQRLEKYFKRYDQAARENVKIIVTDMSYTYLKLTRTIFPKAVVVVDKFHIVNALNREFN; from the coding sequence TTGACCACCGTTCGCTTTGCTAAATCTCTTGGAAATGATACCGTCTTGAAGTTAAAGCGGAGATACTTTCGCTGTAAAGAATGCCAAACTAATTTTCTAGTACAAACCAATCTAGTTTCCAAACACTGCACAATTTCTAACCCACCCCGTAAAGCTTACCTAGAAAAACTTGCTGAACCAGTGTCTTTAAAACATATTGCTAATGAGCTCTCGACATCTGACTGTTTTATTGGACGCCAACTATTACAAGCTGAACGCGATTTTAAACCAAACTTTCACTGGCTTCCAGAAGTAATTTTGATGGATGAAATCAAAAGCACTAAAACCGCTACCGATGCTATGAGCTTCGAATTCATGGACGCCAAAACTCATAAATTAATTGATATTCTTCCATTTCGAACTATCCAACGGCTGGAAAAATACTTTAAACGTTATGACCAAGCAGCCAGAGAAAATGTCAAAATTATTGTCACAGATATGAGCTATACTTACCTGAAGCTGACGAGAACTATCTTTCCAAAAGCAGTTGTCGTCGTAGATAAGTTTCATATCGTCAACGCCCTTAATCGGGAGTTTAATTAA
- a CDS encoding AraC family transcriptional regulator — MDNLPVQMIPYKRSWKGRSYPLHWHENLEIVYNLDSDIIYHIDSNSFSIKPNTLLLINSYVPHSLEGVTNDGFYTLGLVDYEFVKKWTNGDYYNRFLFDSLIGNNNYQTDKKMIDIMLRMTNLYHDLSGLNIIKMNALSLELLSVLCEKYMVPVSEVGNREFNTELTKFIKQHIREEITLKDVAEQFSYNYAYTSRLIHENIGISFKDYINTLRVDLSLVKLLENNDSIENIALNVGFSSADAYLRAFKKYYKMAPTEFRSEHLLHPSQVIRNYLL; from the coding sequence TTGGATAATTTACCTGTTCAAATGATTCCATATAAACGTTCCTGGAAGGGACGGTCGTACCCGTTACATTGGCATGAAAATTTAGAAATTGTTTATAATTTAGACTCAGATATTATCTATCACATTGATTCTAATTCTTTTTCAATAAAGCCCAACACACTTTTATTAATTAATTCGTATGTACCACATTCTTTAGAGGGAGTAACTAATGATGGCTTTTATACGTTAGGATTAGTTGATTATGAGTTTGTTAAGAAATGGACTAACGGTGATTACTATAATCGTTTTCTCTTTGATTCGTTAATTGGAAATAATAATTATCAGACTGACAAAAAGATGATTGATATAATGTTAAGGATGACGAATTTATATCATGATTTATCCGGACTTAATATTATCAAAATGAATGCGCTATCATTGGAGCTGTTAAGTGTTTTATGTGAAAAGTATATGGTTCCTGTTTCTGAAGTGGGTAACCGAGAATTTAATACTGAATTAACTAAATTTATTAAACAACATATTAGAGAAGAAATTACATTAAAAGATGTTGCAGAACAATTTTCATATAATTATGCATATACTTCTCGTTTAATTCATGAAAATATTGGGATATCGTTCAAAGATTACATTAATACTCTACGTGTGGACTTATCTTTGGTTAAACTATTGGAAAATAATGACTCCATTGAAAATATTGCTTTGAATGTGGGATTTAGTTCGGCAGATGCCTATTTACGAGCTTTTAAAAAGTACTATAAAATGGCCCCTACTGAATTTAGAAGCGAACATTTGCTTCACCCGAGTCAAGTGATTCGTAATTATTTATTGTGA
- a CDS encoding replication initiator protein A encodes MFFIFTNLELKELLNCSEHKVISIKKQLEEFGLLRQESVGFDPKQKRICLIGFI; translated from the coding sequence GTGTTTTTTATATTTACCAATTTAGAACTAAAAGAATTACTTAATTGTTCAGAACACAAAGTAATTTCTATTAAAAAGCAATTAGAAGAATTTGGATTGTTACGACAAGAAAGTGTGGGGTTTGATCCAAAGCAAAAAAGAATTTGCCTAATCGGCTTTATTTAG